In one Deinococcus detaillensis genomic region, the following are encoded:
- a CDS encoding amylo-alpha-1,6-glucosidase, translated as MLNTRTVLKENDLYFVGDAQYAIAEGESGLYRRDTRFLSRYQWQLNHETPQALMQHERYPFWLREHSANANVGYTMKVGIARDLTVLGSEVRDVLSVTRYIGGGPQTLSLSLAADFADMFEVRGWPQGIEHRQVSAEAVDGGVEFRYLALDGLLCRALVQVSPAAEWDGEKLIWTLNEAETHIKVSTFLLEGDETPTSGDAAALASEYDALHVRLSSAPLSDPLDQQVVAQSVEDLRSLSFHTPQGPFPAAGLPWFVAPFGRDSLIIALMVKDALPEMALSVARYLAAKQGTKYDRATLEEPGKILHEERVGELTRLGRTPHRPYYATADATPLFVWLVGELSGQHPELAAELRPHWEAALNWCLTDGDPDQDGFIEYTPDPSGGITNAVWKDSGDSTFTEGGIDASGHIAVVEVQGYAYAAYLAAASLYRQLGEAGLAGEWEQRASELRQRFHTAFWWPERQYYVHGLNGDKQPMKVLVSNPAHTLWTGIIPPEFASKVAATALGEQLWSGWGIRTLGEGEIRYNPVSYHNGSVWPHDTAAAALGMARYGLSREAQQVARALFDVARAAGDKRLSELLAGFKREGQADVPVPYPAACHPQGWDAAAPLALWHLLEVVTLEPQPV; from the coding sequence ATGCTGAATACCCGCACTGTTCTCAAAGAAAATGATTTGTATTTTGTAGGTGACGCTCAGTACGCCATCGCTGAAGGTGAAAGCGGCCTTTACCGCCGGGATACTCGCTTTCTGAGCCGCTATCAGTGGCAACTTAATCATGAAACTCCCCAGGCCCTGATGCAGCACGAACGCTATCCATTTTGGCTGCGCGAACACAGCGCCAACGCCAACGTGGGTTACACCATGAAAGTCGGGATTGCCCGCGACTTGACGGTGCTGGGCAGCGAAGTGCGCGACGTGCTGAGTGTCACCCGCTATATCGGCGGCGGGCCGCAGACGCTGAGCCTGAGCTTGGCCGCCGACTTCGCGGACATGTTCGAGGTGCGTGGCTGGCCGCAGGGCATCGAACACCGTCAAGTCAGCGCCGAAGCGGTAGACGGCGGTGTGGAGTTCCGCTATCTGGCTCTTGATGGCCTGCTGTGCCGCGCCCTGGTGCAAGTCTCGCCCGCTGCCGAGTGGGACGGCGAGAAGCTGATTTGGACGCTGAATGAGGCCGAAACCCACATCAAAGTCAGCACCTTTTTGCTGGAAGGAGACGAAACACCGACCTCCGGCGACGCCGCCGCGCTGGCCAGCGAGTACGACGCTCTTCACGTCCGCCTCAGCTCCGCGCCGCTCAGTGACCCGCTCGATCAGCAGGTGGTGGCCCAGAGCGTGGAAGACCTCCGCAGCTTGTCGTTTCATACCCCGCAGGGGCCGTTTCCGGCGGCGGGCCTGCCCTGGTTCGTGGCTCCCTTTGGCCGCGACAGCCTCATCATCGCCCTGATGGTCAAAGACGCCTTACCGGAAATGGCGCTCTCGGTGGCGCGGTATCTGGCCGCCAAGCAGGGCACCAAATACGACAGAGCGACTTTGGAAGAACCCGGCAAGATTCTCCACGAGGAGCGCGTCGGGGAGCTGACCCGCCTGGGCCGTACTCCGCACCGCCCTTACTACGCCACCGCCGACGCCACGCCGCTGTTTGTCTGGTTGGTGGGCGAACTCAGCGGCCAGCACCCCGAGTTGGCTGCTGAGCTGCGCCCGCACTGGGAAGCAGCACTCAACTGGTGCCTGACCGACGGCGACCCCGATCAAGACGGTTTCATCGAGTACACTCCTGACCCGAGCGGCGGGATCACCAACGCCGTGTGGAAAGACAGCGGCGACAGCACCTTTACGGAGGGAGGAATTGATGCCAGCGGCCACATCGCGGTGGTGGAGGTGCAGGGCTACGCTTACGCCGCTTATCTGGCCGCCGCCAGCTTGTACCGCCAGCTCGGTGAAGCGGGCTTGGCTGGCGAGTGGGAACAGCGGGCCTCGGAGCTGCGCCAGCGCTTCCATACCGCCTTCTGGTGGCCGGAGCGCCAGTATTACGTTCACGGCCTCAACGGTGACAAGCAGCCGATGAAGGTCTTGGTCAGCAATCCGGCCCACACCCTTTGGACGGGCATCATTCCGCCCGAGTTCGCGTCCAAAGTGGCGGCCACCGCGCTGGGCGAGCAGCTTTGGAGCGGCTGGGGCATTCGTACGCTGGGCGAAGGTGAAATTCGCTACAACCCGGTGTCGTACCACAACGGCAGCGTCTGGCCGCACGACACCGCTGCCGCCGCGCTGGGGATGGCCCGCTACGGCCTGAGCCGCGAGGCCCAGCAAGTCGCCCGCGCTCTGTTTGACGTGGCCCGCGCCGCCGGCGACAAGCGCCTCAGCGAGCTGCTGGCCGGGTTCAAGCGTGAAGGACAGGCCGACGTGCCGGTGCCGTATCCTGCCGCCTGCCACCCGCAGGGCTGGGACGCCGCCGCGCCGCTGGCCTTGTGGCACCTCTTGGAAGTGGTGACGCTGGAGCCGCAGCCGGTTTAA
- a CDS encoding carbohydrate ABC transporter permease — translation MTALSARQPTKAGKSEEWLARRRWAKAGWLYLFMIVMSFFFLGPFLMGLLSSLKDNPNEYPPRLIIPQITPEFIGKAYRLGVQGGGDGWNGGLKPGRSLTFDVTVAAPKDAPQTPPTIFLFPYQPTSLVALARQAQAKDYSTVKTEKTGETGDQRTYKVSIDYPALTQQTGETVRAKLGVPTDKLTAILANGKVVDVTLDTPQAQAKQYDLNETQQVELIKSGEKYYLRGPVFERTPLEVDVERGQSIVASTLPPSDKQNFDRSFAYRNVTPGVLGYTFNNYRRAFNETTDPRSGISLFMRWVLNTFLYAFLRVVSAIVFCSLAGYALARLDFPGKNLIFLLGVLFVQMVPSQVNLVSNYVLLKQLGLLNLWGLWLNGLVAAGGVFLMKQFFEGMPKELEESASIDGAGPFTTFWKVMLPQAGPALIALCITQFQGAWNDFFWPLVLLRNQVNFVLTVGLSNFRSAYGGQGDYGLILAGAVLSAIPVIIVFVIFQRYFVDTGSDSAVKG, via the coding sequence ATGACCGCGCTCTCTGCGCGGCAGCCGACCAAGGCGGGTAAGAGCGAAGAATGGCTGGCACGGCGGCGCTGGGCCAAAGCTGGCTGGCTTTACCTGTTCATGATCGTGATGAGTTTTTTCTTTCTGGGGCCGTTTTTAATGGGCTTACTGAGCAGCCTCAAAGACAATCCCAACGAATACCCGCCGCGATTGATCATTCCGCAAATCACCCCGGAGTTTATCGGCAAGGCCTACCGCCTTGGCGTGCAGGGCGGCGGCGACGGCTGGAACGGCGGCCTCAAACCGGGGCGCAGCCTGACCTTCGACGTGACGGTGGCTGCTCCCAAAGACGCGCCGCAGACTCCGCCGACTATTTTTCTGTTTCCGTATCAGCCGACCAGTTTGGTGGCGTTGGCCCGTCAGGCGCAGGCCAAAGACTACAGCACTGTCAAGACCGAAAAAACGGGCGAAACGGGCGACCAGCGCACTTACAAAGTCAGCATTGACTATCCGGCGCTGACCCAGCAAACCGGCGAGACTGTACGGGCCAAACTGGGCGTGCCCACCGACAAGCTCACGGCTATTTTGGCTAACGGCAAGGTAGTGGACGTGACGCTCGACACGCCGCAGGCGCAGGCCAAGCAGTACGACCTCAACGAAACGCAACAAGTCGAACTCATCAAGTCCGGCGAGAAGTATTATCTGCGCGGCCCGGTCTTCGAACGCACCCCCCTCGAAGTGGACGTGGAGCGCGGCCAGAGCATCGTGGCCAGCACCTTGCCGCCCAGCGACAAGCAAAATTTTGACCGCAGCTTCGCTTACCGCAACGTCACGCCCGGCGTGCTCGGCTACACCTTTAATAACTACCGCCGCGCCTTCAATGAAACCACCGATCCGCGTAGCGGCATCAGCTTGTTTATGCGCTGGGTGCTCAACACCTTCTTGTACGCTTTTTTGCGGGTGGTGTCGGCCATCGTCTTTTGCTCGCTGGCCGGTTACGCACTGGCCCGCCTCGACTTTCCCGGCAAAAACCTGATCTTTTTGCTGGGCGTGCTGTTTGTGCAGATGGTGCCGAGTCAGGTCAATTTGGTCAGCAATTATGTGCTGCTCAAGCAACTGGGGCTGCTCAACTTGTGGGGGCTGTGGCTTAACGGCTTGGTGGCGGCTGGCGGCGTTTTCTTGATGAAGCAGTTTTTTGAGGGAATGCCCAAAGAGCTGGAAGAATCGGCCAGCATCGACGGCGCTGGGCCGTTCACCACCTTTTGGAAAGTGATGTTGCCGCAAGCTGGCCCGGCGCTGATCGCGCTTTGTATCACTCAGTTTCAGGGCGCGTGGAACGACTTTTTCTGGCCGCTGGTGCTGCTCAGGAATCAGGTCAACTTCGTGCTGACAGTCGGTTTGTCGAACTTCCGTTCGGCTTACGGTGGGCAGGGCGATTACGGCCTGATTCTGGCCGGCGCGGTGCTGAGCGCCATTCCAGTGATTATCGTCTTCGTGATTTTCCAGCGCTATTTTGTGGACACTGGATCTGACAGCGCCGTGAAAGGCTAA
- a CDS encoding carbohydrate ABC transporter permease — protein MFKKNQSTATAYLFLAPFLISTLVFFVYAFGRAIYYSFTDFNLFNVPHLIGLKPYADVLNDVLFRRALANTLIFAITVTTLQTILSLLMAVALNNKIRGMGFFRSAWYMPSITSSVVITLIFLWLFQRRGVANYVITQFQMYQPFILAFLGILVIAQIAQVLFERSRQLPAGWFDPALAAISALLAIGAIVVLSFTGVLQVREVPAFDFQYFADVWLSIGGVQVLSIPLLVIIIQNTFTTIPTLMLFFLAGLQNIPGSLYEAADIDGATPFEKLMNVTVPMLRPVTFYVITVGLIGTMQMFDQVAVIGDAAPQSTLITLAYYVYINTFKAGTAPVNMAAAGAIILAMIILVMVFIQRKFFPSEASV, from the coding sequence ATGTTTAAGAAGAATCAGTCTACTGCCACCGCGTATCTGTTTCTCGCTCCCTTCCTGATCTCTACTCTGGTTTTCTTTGTCTACGCTTTTGGGCGGGCCATTTACTACTCGTTTACTGATTTCAACTTGTTCAACGTGCCGCATCTGATCGGCCTAAAGCCTTACGCGGACGTTCTCAACGATGTTCTCTTTCGGCGGGCGCTGGCCAACACTCTGATTTTTGCCATCACCGTGACCACCCTGCAAACCATTTTGTCTCTGTTGATGGCAGTGGCTCTCAACAATAAGATTCGTGGCATGGGCTTTTTCCGCTCGGCTTGGTATATGCCCAGTATCACCAGTTCTGTCGTAATTACTTTGATTTTTCTGTGGCTGTTTCAGCGGCGCGGGGTGGCCAACTACGTCATCACCCAGTTTCAAATGTATCAGCCGTTTATTCTGGCTTTTTTAGGAATCTTGGTCATCGCCCAAATTGCCCAAGTGTTGTTTGAGCGCTCACGTCAATTACCAGCCGGTTGGTTTGATCCGGCTTTGGCGGCTATCAGCGCTTTACTTGCGATTGGCGCGATTGTGGTGCTGAGTTTTACCGGCGTGCTGCAAGTTCGCGAAGTGCCTGCTTTCGATTTCCAGTACTTTGCTGACGTGTGGCTGAGTATCGGCGGTGTGCAGGTTCTCAGTATTCCGCTGCTGGTTATCATCATTCAAAACACCTTCACGACTATTCCCACTTTGATGCTCTTTTTCTTGGCGGGCCTGCAAAACATTCCCGGCTCTCTTTATGAAGCGGCGGACATTGACGGCGCGACTCCTTTTGAAAAACTGATGAATGTTACCGTACCGATGCTGCGCCCCGTAACTTTTTATGTGATTACTGTGGGCCTCATCGGTACCATGCAGATGTTTGACCAAGTGGCGGTCATCGGTGACGCTGCGCCGCAATCCACTTTGATTACCTTGGCGTATTACGTGTATATCAACACCTTTAAAGCCGGAACTGCGCCGGTCAATATGGCGGCGGCGGGCGCGATCATTCTGGCCATGATTATTCTGGTGATGGTCTTTATTCAGCGCAAGTTCTTTCCTTCCGAGGCCAGCGTATGA
- a CDS encoding extracellular solute-binding protein, whose product MRNKMMLGLMLLAAAATTQAAAQTTIKINGYAGQDPAIVGDLINRFVKPALAKDKINVTYEPLQGDYNQQLTTLLAAGNAGDVFYLPAETLDGFVATGKILPLNGVVATGPYINSLNAAFTRGGKTYAIAKDFNTLAVEYNKAVFDEAKVAYPDNTDTWSSLQTKLTNVKKALGNDYYGICLAPDYARMGQFAFAAGWKPFDSKGKTNLLDPAFVRAFNYFTGLAKNKVGVQPSEISQSWSGGCLGTGKVAVAIEGNWIVGFLKDNAPNLKYGTALIPKDDKTGKRGNFVYTVGWAINSGTKNKAAAVKVLNILTSPQVQQYVLEQGLAIPSRTSLQSNAFLKKTDAGAANSKAVFDGATDGTVRPYYFGVQGPDWIKPINTALAAVLSGQKSSADALKQAQSEMNTFQSR is encoded by the coding sequence ATGCGTAACAAAATGATGCTCGGCCTGATGCTTCTCGCGGCGGCGGCCACCACCCAAGCTGCCGCTCAAACCACCATCAAGATCAACGGCTACGCGGGCCAAGACCCCGCCATCGTGGGCGACTTGATCAACCGTTTTGTCAAGCCGGCGCTGGCCAAAGACAAGATCAACGTGACCTATGAGCCGCTGCAGGGCGACTATAACCAGCAGCTCACCACTTTGCTGGCGGCGGGCAATGCGGGCGACGTGTTTTATCTGCCTGCCGAAACGTTAGACGGCTTCGTGGCCACCGGCAAAATTTTGCCGCTCAACGGTGTGGTGGCGACTGGCCCCTACATCAATAGCCTCAACGCCGCGTTCACGCGGGGCGGCAAAACTTACGCCATTGCCAAAGACTTCAACACCCTCGCCGTCGAGTACAACAAAGCTGTGTTCGATGAAGCCAAAGTGGCCTACCCCGACAACACCGACACTTGGAGCAGCCTGCAAACCAAGCTGACCAACGTCAAAAAAGCGCTGGGAAACGATTACTACGGCATCTGCTTGGCTCCCGATTATGCCCGGATGGGTCAGTTCGCCTTCGCGGCGGGCTGGAAACCCTTTGACTCCAAAGGCAAAACCAACTTGCTCGATCCGGCGTTCGTGCGGGCCTTTAACTACTTCACGGGTCTGGCCAAAAACAAAGTCGGCGTGCAGCCTTCCGAGATCTCGCAGAGCTGGTCGGGCGGCTGCCTCGGCACCGGCAAAGTGGCGGTGGCCATCGAGGGCAACTGGATTGTCGGCTTCCTCAAAGACAACGCGCCCAACCTCAAGTACGGCACCGCGCTGATTCCCAAAGACGATAAGACCGGCAAGCGCGGCAACTTCGTCTATACCGTGGGCTGGGCCATCAATTCCGGCACCAAGAACAAAGCCGCCGCCGTCAAGGTGCTGAATATCCTGACCAGCCCGCAGGTGCAGCAGTACGTGCTGGAGCAGGGCCTGGCCATTCCCAGCCGCACCTCGCTGCAAAGTAACGCTTTCCTCAAAAAGACCGATGCAGGCGCGGCCAACAGCAAGGCCGTGTTTGACGGCGCAACCGACGGCACGGTGCGTCCTTACTACTTCGGCGTTCAGGGCCCCGACTGGATCAAGCCGATCAACACCGCGCTGGCCGCTGTGCTGAGTGGGCAAAAGAGCAGTGCCGACGCGCTCAAGCAGGCCCAAAGCGAAATGAACACCTTCCAAAGCCGCTAA
- a CDS encoding LacI family DNA-binding transcriptional regulator — MTTLRYTIDDIARAAGVSKGTVSRVINGHQTVAVRTRHHVQAVMDQFGYAPDPAARQLSWRKGQTLGLSFGRHDPLLSPYHVLFTRALEARTAPQGVQLVNLKHDLASLRSLPNAALVLNNSQDGDERLTLLAELGVPAVLIGHHPASFWVAPDDIGGSRLATEQLTKAGHRALVYLGGGPSQVAQDRESGFLQAAVAAGAQTLTLEADFTLLGGYRAVRRAWENGVRFTGLFAQSDESAVGAVAALEDLGLTVPRDVSVVGFDGLPELALPIKLTTVSQDIERIAECALELMREAVEGLPARGQHIPVRLKLGATVAAPPSSSSIS; from the coding sequence ATGACCACACTGCGCTACACCATTGACGACATTGCCCGCGCCGCTGGCGTCAGCAAGGGCACGGTCAGCCGCGTCATCAATGGGCACCAAACGGTGGCGGTCAGGACGAGGCACCACGTTCAGGCTGTGATGGATCAGTTCGGCTACGCCCCCGATCCGGCAGCGCGGCAGTTGTCTTGGCGTAAGGGGCAGACTTTGGGGCTGTCGTTTGGCCGCCATGATCCGCTGCTTTCGCCCTACCACGTGCTGTTTACCCGCGCCCTAGAAGCCCGCACCGCGCCGCAGGGCGTTCAGTTGGTCAATCTCAAGCACGATCTGGCCAGTCTGCGCTCGTTGCCCAACGCGGCGTTGGTGCTCAACAACTCCCAAGACGGCGACGAGCGGCTGACGCTGCTGGCTGAATTGGGCGTTCCGGCGGTGCTGATCGGCCACCACCCTGCTTCGTTTTGGGTGGCTCCCGACGACATCGGCGGCTCACGGCTGGCCACCGAGCAGCTTACCAAAGCTGGACACCGCGCCTTGGTCTACCTCGGTGGCGGCCCCTCGCAGGTCGCCCAAGACCGTGAGAGCGGCTTTTTGCAGGCGGCTGTGGCCGCAGGAGCGCAGACGCTGACCTTGGAAGCGGATTTTACCTTGCTGGGCGGCTACCGGGCGGTGCGGCGGGCGTGGGAAAACGGCGTGCGCTTCACCGGCCTGTTTGCCCAGAGTGACGAAAGCGCGGTGGGCGCGGTGGCCGCCCTCGAAGATTTGGGCCTCACGGTGCCGCGCGACGTGTCGGTGGTGGGCTTTGACGGCCTGCCGGAATTGGCACTGCCGATCAAGCTGACCACCGTGTCGCAAGACATTGAGCGCATCGCTGAGTGCGCCCTAGAGCTGATGCGTGAAGCGGTGGAGGGCCTGCCGGCACGCGGACAGCACATTCCGGTGCGTCTCAAACTGGGCGCAACGGTGGCCGCGCCGCCCAGTTCAAGCTCAATTTCCTGA